A portion of the Salminus brasiliensis chromosome 9, fSalBra1.hap2, whole genome shotgun sequence genome contains these proteins:
- the nit1 gene encoding deaminated glutathione amidase: MQGKVLCSALRKGLFSPEGQLLWRLQAGRNQLRMASSHPVAAVCQMTSTPNKEANFTACQHLVKQAKDGGASMVFLPEGFDYIGSSREETLQLSESLQGDTISRYSQLAKELNVWLSLGGFHERGHDWENDRRIYNSHVIINEQGEIVAVYRKGHLFDVELAGKGVSLKESAFTIPGPSLVPPVQTPVGKVGLGICYDLRFPELSLALQRQGAEILTYPSAFTVATGTAHWEVLLRARAIETQCFVLAAAQVGAHHAKRSSYGHALAVDPWGVVLGDCGGTEGGVAMVEMNLQRLQDTRRDMPVQQHRREREYYSGLD, from the exons ATGCAGGGAAAGGTTTTGTGCAGTGCGCTGAGGAAGGGTCTGTTTTCACCTGAGGGCCAGCTGCTCTGGAGGCTTCAGGCTGGCAGGAATCAGCTTAG gATGGCCTCGTCACATCCTGTGGCTGCAGTGTGTCAGATGACTTCAACCCCAAATAAAGAGGCCAACTTCACTGCATGCCAGCATTTGGTCAAGCAGGCCAAAGATGGCGGGGCAAGCATGGTCTTCCTACCCGAGGGTTTCGATTACATCGGCTCCAGTCGAGAAGAGACACTACAGCTGTCTGAAAGCCTACAGGGAGACACTATCAGCAGATATTCTCAGCTAGCCAA GGAGCTGAATGTGTGGCTTTCTCTGGGAGGTTTCCATGAAAGAGGGCATGACTGGGAAAATGACAGAAGGATCTACAACAGTCATGTCATCATTAATGAACAAG GTGAGATTGTGGCAGTGTACAGAAAAGGTCACCTATTTGATGTGGAGTTGGCGGGAAAAGGTGTGTCTCTGAAAGAAAGTGCTTTCACCATTCCTGGGCCTAGTTTGGTGCCTCCTGTTCAAACGCCCGTGGGAAAG GTGGGATTGGGTATCTGTTATGACCTGCGCTTCCCTGAGCTGTCACTAGCTCTCCAGAGACAAGGGGCGGAGATCCTGACTTATCCATCCGCATTTACTGTGGCAACCGGGACGGCCCACTGGGAG GTGCTTTTGCGAGCCAGAGCTATCGAAACCCAGTGTTTCGttctggctgcagcacaagttGGAGCTCACCATGCGAAGCGCTCATCATACGGCCATGCGCTAGCTGTGGATCCATGGGGTGTGGTCTTGGGGGACTGTGGAGGAACTGAGGGGGGTGTAGCTATGGTGGAGATGAACCTGCAGAGACTACAAGACACTAGAAGGGACATGCCGGTTCAACAGcacaggagggagagagaatacTACAGTGGTCTGGACTAA
- the pfdn2 gene encoding prefoldin subunit 2 — MAANSSGGKSGGGKQATPSPEQVVATFQRMRQEQRSMASKSAELEMEINEHSLVIDTLKEVDPTRKCYRLVGGVLVERTVKEVLPALENNKEQISKIVESLNTQMQSKGRELTEYRERYNIRLVSEDDKQGKGNTSQAKESEGAGSKSGAGVLVS; from the exons ATGGCAGCGAACAGCAGCGGGGGGAAGAGTGGAGGAGGAAAGCAGGCTACACCCTCTCCGGAGCAG GTGGTGGCCACGTTCCAGAGGATGCGGCAGGAGCAGCGCAGTATGGCCTCAAAGTCGGCTGAGCTGGAGATGGAGATCAATGAACACAG CCTGGTCATCGACACACTGAAGGAAGTAGACCCCACACGGAAGTGCTATCGCTTAGTTGGCGGTGTGCTTGTGGAGAGGACTGTTAAAGAAGTCCTGCCTGCGTTGGAGAACAATAAAGAACAG ATATCGAAGATTGTCGAGTCGCTCAATACACAGATGCAGTCAAAAGGGCGGGAACTGACAGAATACCGGGAACGCTACAACATCCGGCTGGTTAGCGAAGATGACAAACAGGGCAAAGGCAACACCAGTCAAGCCAAAGAGAGTGAAGGAGCCGGGTCTAAGAGTGGAGCTGGAGTGCTTGTGTCCTAG